Sequence from the uncultured Flavobacterium sp. genome:
AAAGCCTTTAAGGTGTTTGCTCCAAAATCTCCGTCGATTGCCACTCCTAAAAGCCTTTGCAATTCTCTTACTTCAAGACCTTTACTACCTTTTGACAACACTTTGTTTCTGTCTAAAGATGCGCCTGCTTGCGGGGTAGGATTATCTATAACATTTGGCGGTTCGGGAATATCATCTACGAGCAGATCATCCTCTTTTTCTTTTTTCTTTTTCTTCCAGTATAGAAACCCAATTGTTCCTATTGCTAATAATCCGCCTCCTATCAATAACTTATCTTCATTTTTCAATTTCATACTTTCCTGTTTTAAATTGTAGATTTTTTTTGCTCAGATCCGCAGCTGCAGTTTTTCCAGGCACGCAATAAAATCTACATTTGAGTTTATAAATAGAGCGGGAATTTTTTTCTAAGAAGGCTGTATTCCGAGTCGTTTAATTCTTCTTTCAGCCAAGTTTTTAAAGGCAATTTTGTGCCACCGATGGTATTGTAACCTAAGATTCGATTGTAATTTTTTAGCCCGAATGCCTTATTAATAAGTCCAAATTGTGCCTGTGTTACTCCTGTGAGAGTTTCAAAAATTAAGGTTTCATCTGTACCATTGTAGCGATTCATGGCATCGTACAATAAAGCTACTTTTTGACTGGCAGAAAAGGCAGGAACTGTGTTAATGTCACCTTCATCGATATACTTTTTATTGCCACCTAAAACAGATTTTCCGTTTGAATTGGTTCTGGTCAAAAAATATACTCCCAAACCTAAAATAACCACTGAGGCGGTTACTATAACTATCTTTTTCTTTGTTGTCATCATTAGAAAAATCCTTTTATTAAAAATCTTAATTTAGCGATATCATCCTCTTTAAACTGATCCTGTAGCCATTCCACTAAATTCATTTTACTGAGTGTTGCGCTTCGACGCTCTCCAAACTCATTGTAAACCCGAATAAATCCGTTGTGATTAAGTCCTGTTAGGTTGTTTTCAACAGCGCCATAATTCGCTCCAAATCCCAGTAAAGCAGTGTAGATGGCTTCGGCTCTCGCTCTTGCTTGGGTAACATTGATGTTACTTGGTTTGTAGCGGGTGTCTTCTTTTAGCTTGGAAAATCCTTTTAAGAATTTAAAATAGATCACTGCCACTATTCCTCCTACAAGCAAAACCTTTAAAAATGTAAATCCTGTACTGATTGCTTTTTCGGTTTTTTCCTGTGATTTTTCGATCATCTTTTGCCCTTGTGGACTTGTTAAAACACTGGCAATAACTGCGGGATTTCTCAAACCTTTTTTCTTCATGGTGTCGGTTTTTTAGTTAGACAAAAAACCTTTAATCATGGGAAAATTGGTTTTTAATTGCTCGATGGCTTTTGGACTTTTGGAAAGTTCCGCCAGCTTTGCAAGCACATCATTGTCAAGCTGTGCTAAATCTGTCAAAGCTTTTGTTTTGGCTTCTTTTGCAAAAAGATTAGCCGTTTTTACTTCAATTTGAATCGGGGTGTCTACGCTTCCCATAGTTGATATTTTTTTAATAGTTGTGCTAATTCTGACGAAAATTCATTGTTGGTATTAAGCCCTTTACCTATACTGTCCAAAACGCCTACAGCAGTATCGTCAAGGTGTTGCAAAGTCATTGCAAAGTGTTGTTTTACTTCGCTTGCAAAGGTTTCAACAGGAGCAGAAAGCCCTATAGTCGGTGTACCTTTAACAAAGCTTATCAGGGTTGGTAATTGTTGAATTGCTCCCATTAACATTTCCTGAGTGCCTTTACTTTTATTTACATCGTATTTAGAAGCCAGTTGCTCTTCTCTGATGTCTTCGTACTTTTTTTTGAGATCCTTGTTTTCAGATTTCAAAAACTCGTTTTCTGTATGTAATCGGGATGCATCATTTTTGGCAACCATCAAATTCATAACATCAAGAGTTCCAAGACCGAAGGAATTAGAGAAAATATCCTGCGTCTGAACGGGTTTTGCGGGTTGAAATTCCATTGCTTGAGGTTTATTTTCAGTTGAAAAATTCACATCGAAAGGCTCACCGTCAATTTTAAAAGTGCTTCCGTTTTTACGCTTTAGAGAGAGGTTTAAATTTCGATACCCCTTTGCAAAAAGATCTTCAAAGAAATCTTCGGCACTTTCAAAATCGTCCTTAATTTCCTGATGTGATTTATTTCTAAAAAGCCATTTGTTTGCTTTTAAATCAAAAACCGAAACAGCCGAATATTTATCGGTATTTAATTTCTCTATCAGGTTGTCTAATTCTTGCATTTTAATGTCTTTTTATAAATAATATCAACTTCTTTTTTATTCCAACTTGAGTTTTGAAAATCTCCTGAATCAGTATCTCCAAAGTGAATACTTAAATCAATTTTAGATTGCGAGCCATCGGGAGTGACCAGAACAAAAGTTTCTTTACTTGCGATTTCGAAATCATTGACAAAGACACTAACAACACCGTTATTTCTAACTTGCAGAGTAGTCACATTATCGACCGATATTTCTTTATCTTCCTTTAGTTTTAAAAAAACAACTCCTGTAATTTTCGTAATAATGCCTTGTGTCATTTGATCGTGATTTAATTATTACATTCAGCTTTAATTTTATACATCAAAATCAAAGCGAAATAGGTTTCTTTTACAACTACTGATTTGGTTTTTGCTTTGAACTGAAAGGTTTTGTGTTCTGTTTCAAACAACAAGGGCTTGTAACTGTCTGCAAATCCTGAACCTTCTCGACGCTTCCAGTGACCAATTGGAGTAGGTTTTGAAAACGCTACACCACTATCGTCAAAAATTCCAAATTCAGCGTAGTTGTCTACATCTGTATGATTGGTGTGCAATTCTGCTCCGAGTATAAAACCTGAATCCAATGCGGTTGTAAAATCAACCTCTGTTTGTCCGACTGGTATTACCAAATTGATTACTTTTTCTCTTACTGACATTTTATTGATTATTTAAAAAAAGCCGTAACCTCTACGTTTTACGGCTTTTTTAGATTTAGAAAAAACTTTGTTTGATTATATTTTGGCTTGCGTTGCTCTGAATTCAAAACGAACGTTATGAGCTGTTACATTGTCAACTGGTACTCCTTTTGGATATTCAATTTCCATTTCAAACTCTAAGTTTGAACGCAAAAGCGGAGAAGTTGAAATCGCTCTGAATAAATTATGAATGTCTCCTTCTCCTGAAAGATCAGTGATAGGCATATCAATAAGAACGTTACCTTCCTGCTTTAATCTGAATTCTGCATTTAAAAATGCCGGATCAAGATTTGTTCCGTTAGCAGGAACCCATGTTGAAGTTTTAATATCTGCTTTTGAAGCTGAATCAACCAAAACTCTCACACCATCAATAACATAATCACGTCCAGAGTTTAATTTGTTACCGTCTAAATTGGTGATTCCTACCTCACGTTTTGTATTTACGTCGATAATATCGACAGTTCCGCCTTGTCCTTTGATAGCTACGTTTAAATAAAGCGTTTTATCGGTCAGGGCTACATTTCCTATTCTTGGTATTCCTGCGGTTGCTTTGGCTTTAATTGTTGCAGTTGCAGAAGCTAATTGTTGATTTCTCATTTTGATTGTTTTTTGATTGATGATTGATTTTTTTAATGCAAGTGCTTTGCCTTGCTGACTTTTATTGTTGTTGCTGATACAGTTCGTTGTAGATTTCTGTTTCAGGAGCATTTAATCCTTTTTCCTCTCCGTAGATTTCTTCCGCTCCATGTAAACCGTCTTCTAAGTAGAGTGCTTCCTCTGCTCCGTGTAAACCATCGTCGACTAATTCAAAAACATTTCCTGCTTCGTCCATAAACTGACCGTTTAAACCTTGCTCATCGAACTGATAAAGTTGACCATCAGCACCAACGAATTGACCGTTTAAACCACTTTCATCAGGACAACCCAAACCAACAGCACCTTTTGCGAATTGTGAAAATTTGCTTGTACCTGAAAGGGATGTGCCTAAACTTTTGGCTGAAACTTTTTTAACTGCCAATAAGATTTGTACAACAGCGCTTCCCATTAATGCACCTTTAAGCAGATTTGCTTTGGTTGTTGTTCCGCTTACTTTTGTTGCCCCAAACACGGAAACACCCGCTAAGGCAATATTCATAATCGGGCTGTCAGATGCAGGTAATAACGTACTTGCTCCATTTGATACCATACCGCCTAGTACCCCTCCTCCAATAATTACTACTTCTTTATTCATTTTTGATTAATTTAATTACTAACTCTTTTTTGTGGCTAAATAAATTCCTCCCAATACACCTGCAACGCCCAAGGCATATAAAGCAGTATTATCTTTTTGTGGGCTTTGCAAAAGTTCCGAAGCCATTGCAGGGGTAACGGGTGTTAAATCTCCTACGGGCTGATCGTTTTGATCTGTATTAGATGTTGGGTTTGTAACAATTGGTGCAGGTTTTAAAGCGTTAACAGATTGTATTTGTGGTCGTGCATTGCTTTTAATAGTATTTACAATTGCTTTACCTGCCGTGGTTTTTGAAAGCGTTGTTGCTTTGTTGGCAATTCGACCGACAAAACTTGCCGAACCATTTGAATTTTTTAGAACTTTAGATAAAATCCCTGATCCTGCGGGACCCACTACAGGGATAATACTTGTAGCAATTGGCAAAAGACCTTTAGTAACTTTAACCGCATTTTTCAAACTCACATCTTTGATTCTGATCTTTTTCCAAAAAGGTTTTCCAAGTCCGCTATTTACAAGTACATAATCCATTTGCCTGTCTTTTAATTGTTGTTGATTTTGCTCGGTTTAATCTCACCAAGCGTTTGTTTTTATTTTTAAGAAGCAAATGCGGTGCAAGTGCTGTCTTTGCAATTGTGCCCTGAGCTTTTTTAGAAAGAAACAAATGCGGTGCAAGTGTTGCTTTAGCTACGTTTTTTAAATTGACATCTCTGATTCTGATCTTTTTCCAAAAGGGTTTTCCTAATCCCCCATCATTTACATTGATATGTATCATACTTCATTATTTAATTAGATTTTCCAAATAGAAATAAACCCGTTAAAAATCCTCCTATTGCTAGAATTACTGGTTTATTAGAATCCTTTGCAACGGTTGTAGTTTTTGTTGCAATAGTTTTGCGCTTACCCTTTGCAGTGGGAGCATTAAGCCCATAATGCGGTAAATTAACATCGGTGTCGTGTGCCATAGTATATATTGGTTCTCGGTTATTACTTGTTGTACCGTCTATAATAAAATAGCCGTCTTTTATATCGCCTGTTTCTTGGTTAAGAAGCACAATTACGTAAACGTGAGTATATAGATCTGGACGAAAACTTGGTTGTTTAATCTGCCTGATATAATGGCGAATACCCATATTAGCAAGTAAACAACTGGCAAAAATGGAATAGGTTTTACAATCAACTCCTGATACTCTTTGCTTGAAAGCGCAAGCAGGACTTCTAAGGTTTTGCTCTATTCCATCGGCTTTGTACTGAATGTGATTGTACAAAAACCAATAAATCTTATCACACGTTTCTTTCAATGAACTTTGTTGCAAAAGTGTTGCAACTTCCTTTGTCTGATAGTTGTATTTCACAACCATTTGTTTAATCATTCTGACAGTATCAAAAGTATTACCGTTGCCCAGTTTAGTCTTATCACAGCTAACACGTGGAAACAACGGTTCGTACTCCTGACCGCCTAAGATGTTCCTTTGTAACAAGTTATCAATATCCATTTATTTCATTTTCGTTCTTGTATTAGGTTGTTAGGCTTTTCGATTACAAATATGAAACAGAAGAAAAGAAGCGTTTTAAGATTGTGGAGGATTACTCAAGAATTTCGTATGGTTTTGAAGCTTTGCAAAGGTTTTGCAAAAAAATACCCGTTTCTTTGCAGAAACGGGTAGCTAGTCATGTTTTTTAATCTAAACTGATATGATGATTGAAAATCTGTTAATGGATCTTATAAAGACAATCATTTTAGTGTACTATTTGTAATTTTATTTCTGTCCTTTAAACATCTACTCTTAGTGTAGCAATATAAAATCGAAGAGAGCAATAATTCCTAATAAAATAGGCACTATCCTAGTTAATGTTAAATATTTTGATGGAGTAATACCAATATGTTTTTTAAATGCTCGATAACAGGTTGTTCTGCATTGAAATCCTGAAGCCAAAATCATTTTTTGTAGTGTTAAATCCTTCCAATCAGGATCATTAATTTTCTCTTTAAAATATTCAATTCTCAACAAATTTATATAATCTTTGAAATGAAGATTAATTTGCGAATTAAATGCATACGAAATAGTATGAAGCGGAATTTCACTTTCGGCAGCAAATTCCTGTAAAGAAAAATCTTTTTTTAGAAATAGCTTTTTAGAGACCAAAATACTTTCAAATTTTGCTAAAAAAAATTGTTTTTCTTTTAATACGATCCTGTTTGATTTCAAATATTCTGATGGAGTAATACCAACATGCTTTAGAAATGCTCTATGACAGGTCACTCTGGACTGAAATCCTGAAGCTAAAATCATTTCTTTTAGTGGTAAATTATTCCAATCAGCATCGTTAATTTTTTCTTTAAAATATTCAATTCTCTTTAAGTTTATATAATCTGTGAAATGAAGATTAACTTCCGAATTAAGTAAATACGAAATCGTATGAAGAGGAATACCGCTTTCTATAGCAAGTTCCGGTAAAGAAAAATCCTTTTTTAGAAATAATTTTTTAGAAACCAAAATACTTTCAAATTTTGCTAAAAAAAATTGTTTTTCTTTTAATGTTAACTTTTCATACGCCATATATTTTAATCTAATATTTAATAAATATATAATCAGCTGATAAATAAAATCTTTAAAGCTATATAAACAAAAATAAAGTAATTATTATAAACTAATTACTTATTATTCTTATCATTCTTTTTGATACTAAATTAAAAACTTTTCTACAGATTTTAATTCTTTTTTACTATCCCTGACAAACCTAATTCGCTCATATATTTTCTTACTGTCCTACTTGATAATTGATATCCTGTCTTTTGAAGTTCTACGGCAATTCGTTCACTGCCATAGCGCATTTTAAAAGCAAAGAATAATGAAGTTATTTCTTTCTGTATTAAGATTTTCCTCTTTTGAGTTTCATTCAATGGTTGTTTTTTCCATCTATGATATTCTCTTCTATCTATACCCAAAGATTCTGACATTAATCTAATAGAGTATATTTTTTCGTTGCTTAATATAAAATCAAAAACTTTAGATTTTCCTTCATAAAGATGTTTCCCTGCATTTCTGAGAATTTCAAATTTCAAATCTGATTTTTTAATTTTTTGTTCAAGCTTATTAATTTTTTGTTCTTGCAAAGCTTTTTTTATGGAATGTTTCATGCTAATAATCTTAATCTATATTGTGATACATAGATGAAAAAAAAATATTATTGACAAACATATTAATAGGTACAACAATACAATTAATCTAGCTGTTTTAAATTATTGATTGTATTGAACTGTTCTATAGTTTTATTATTCAATGTCGAATGTATTCTTTTCTTATTGTACCAGTTTTCGATAAATTCAAATATTTCTGCTTTCATCTGTTTTCTTGTAAGCAAATTACTTCCTTGATCTAATAATTCTCTTTTTAGTGAACTGAAAAAACTTTCCGAAACAGCATTATCTAAGTGATCTCCTTTACGACTCATACTTCTTATACATTTATATGAATCTAATTTATTTCGAAATGCTCTATTGGCATATTGAACTCCTCTGTCAGAATGAAATATTAATCCATTTGATACCGTACGGTTAGTTATAGCCATTTCCCAAGCAGGTAATGTCGTCCTAATAGTGGAAAGCCGAGATCCCAAACTCCAACCGATTATTTTTCGGTCATACAAATCCATAATAATCGTGAGATATAAAAACCCTTTTTGGGTCTGAAGATAAGTAATATCCGAAACCCATACTTTAGAATAATCGCTTACTTTAAAATCTCGATTTAAAACATTTGGAGCGATGTAATAACCATGTTTTGAATCGGTAGTTGCTGTAAATTTTCTTTTCTTGACGTAATTTAATTCTAATTGACGCATGTAAAACCCTACCCTCTTTATGCATATTTTATACCCCATCTTATGCAGTTCTTTTGTGATTTTATATCTGCCATAATGCTTTTTAAAGCGAAAAAATAACGATGTTATATCGTCTTTTAATATATTTATCTGACGTTGTTTTTCAGAAATACCATTATTTTTCCATCGATGATATCTACCATAACCCACTTCTAAGACTTCACACATTCTCAATATTGAATATTTATGTTCGTTATCTCTGATGAATTGATAAATTGCTAAATTACCTCGGTAAAGAAAAGGCGTTGCATTCTTTAAAATCTCGTATCTGAGTTCATATTCTTTTGATTTTTTTTCCAGATCAAAAATAGGTTTCTCGTAAGGATGCACCCTATCATAGCCTGATCCTTGAAAACTCCCTTCTCCAAATTTTAGATATTCCTTTCGCCAGCGTGTTAGTAAACAGGGTAATATTCCAAGTTCTTCGGCAAGCTCTTTAAGAGTACTTCTTTTATAACTTAATTTAACAGCATTAACTTTAAAAATACGATCATATTTTTTATACTTTCCTGCCATAAGTCTTAATAGTATATCACTTAATTACCTCAAAACTAAATTAATAAATTTAGTTTAAAAAAATCTTTTGAAGTCAGATCTATTAAGTCTTATTTCATGATATAAGCTTATATTTTATGATCTTTTTATGCCATTAACTGTTTATAACTTAACCTTTCATCAGAATTAATCAACGTAAGGTTAAATTGTTCTCCATGACTTAATTTTCGCGTATTACGACAATAAGCAAATTCATCACAATATCTATGTAAATGTTTGTCACTTGTAAAGTGATATATTCCAATAATACCTCGTTTCTGTTTTTAAGTTATTTTGACTGAAAATCGATTTTAAGCCTACTTCTTATCAGGAAAGTATATTTGTCCTTACCTCCATCCAATATCTTATTAAAAAGCTTTATTTTGATTTGTTCGTCATTTATATAATTCGAAAGCTTATTTGCCGAAGTTAATTTGGTGTTTTTGACATGATTTTCCTTTGGATTTTCCAAAACTCGAATAATAAAGTTACGATTTATTAATGCATTTGTTGGGTTGTTTGATTTCTCAGCCATTAGTCCTAAAGTTGATTTTGAAATTTTCTAGTTTTAAATTCTTCTTCTCTGTGATCTTGAAGCATAATTTTTAATTCGTCTGAAAGCAGATAACCATCAGGTTTCCCATTTCTATCAATGAAAATAATTAGCTCTTTAGTGGAAATATTTTTCGCAAAAAGTATAGTTCCTTCGGTTGCATTTTTTCGAGTCTCTTTTAAAATTTCATGTATTTCTTTTCGAATATAGTCGGCTGTAAATTGGCTGATAAATAAGTCTTGTAACTGCGCTTTGTTTCTTATGTAGTTTAAAGTTTTGAGATTCATAAAACATCTAGGTTTTGAATAGTTGATAGATTTGATTTATTGCTCGTTTTTTGATTGATTATTTTATTTTTTTTCCTTTTTCAGGAACTCACTTAATTCATGTATTCTTTTTGAAGCTGATTTAAAAAAATCAATTTTTAAATTCAGCTGAAAAATTTCTTCTTTTTTCGTACTAATAACATTATTCAATTTTTCGATTTCTTTTTTCTGCTCCAAATATTTATCAAGTGCGAAAAATAATATTTCAGGAGTAGTTTTAAAATTCTGATCTTTTCCCACCTTTTCAAGTTGCTTTTGTTGGGATGCTGTAAAACTTCGGATATAAGTACTTTTCTTTATCATTGTTACTGAATTTGTAGACTTTTTTTAAACAGATCTGCGCCGGCACTTTGTCCAGGTTCTTAAAAAAATCTACTTTTTTAAAGGTTAGTTATTTGTTCGTGAATCTCAGTAAAGTACTTTCTCGTAATAAATTTTTCGAATAAATTATTAGACTCAAAGTCATTACAACATTGAAGTAGAATAATTGCTTCATGAATTTTGAGTTTAAAATTTGAAAGTGATTTCGCTTGATTTTCAATTTTCATTCTTAGCTTAAAAAAAAGAATTGTAGAAATATCTACAAATAAAACGTTCTTCATGTACTCGTTATCAACTTTGCTATTTTGGAGTTTATTAAGTGCTGTTAATCTCAATTGAGCAACAACATTTTGAAGTATTATAAAATCATGCAAATTAATTTTCTTTAGTGTTATTGTCGTCATAGCCTTTTTGTTGCAATTAAATTCCCATTTTCATAGAACTGTATTACATTAGTAATTTTAGCAAGCCCGTGTTTTTCAAAGCGCCTTAACATGCTTTTTATAACAGATTCACTATTACGCTTGTTTTGGTTAATTGGCGACCACCATACTGCATTTTTTTCTTTTGTCTTGGTAAGTATTACCATTTTAATTTTAGATTTTTCGGGAGCAAATACTGGCATAGTTAAAAATTGGTTAGATTAAAACTCAGATAAATTATATTGTAAAAAATCATCATCAAAAGCAACTTTAAGGCTCATTTTTAGTGACTTTTCTAAAATCATTTGTGGCAATTTTTCTAAAAATTCTGATGGTAAATTATTCTCTACATAATCATACAATTGTGGCAGTGTAGTTTTATCTTTAAAAAATCGATTTACTTCATTTTCGAATTTCTTAGCGTGATTAATGGTCACATTTCTACGAACCGCATCAGCTTCACGCTTTTTCTTTAAAATCTCATATTTGGCTTTAGATTTTAAATGCTCATTATATTTTACCTTGGTGTATTCAAATCCTATTTCTTTAGAAGTTTTCCTTGTCATATCAAAATAATCAGCAGGAAACAAAGGATTTACATTACTAT
This genomic interval carries:
- a CDS encoding helix-turn-helix domain-containing protein, whose product is MAYEKLTLKEKQFFLAKFESILVSKKLFLKKDFSLPELAIESGIPLHTISYLLNSEVNLHFTDYINLKRIEYFKEKINDADWNNLPLKEMILASGFQSRVTCHRAFLKHVGITPSEYLKSNRIVLKEKQFFLAKFESILVSKKLFLKKDFSLQEFAAESEIPLHTISYAFNSQINLHFKDYINLLRIEYFKEKINDPDWKDLTLQKMILASGFQCRTTCYRAFKKHIGITPSKYLTLTRIVPILLGIIALFDFILLH
- a CDS encoding IS3 family transposase, with translation MAGKYKKYDRIFKVNAVKLSYKRSTLKELAEELGILPCLLTRWRKEYLKFGEGSFQGSGYDRVHPYEKPIFDLEKKSKEYELRYEILKNATPFLYRGNLAIYQFIRDNEHKYSILRMCEVLEVGYGRYHRWKNNGISEKQRQINILKDDITSLFFRFKKHYGRYKITKELHKMGYKICIKRVGFYMRQLELNYVKKRKFTATTDSKHGYYIAPNVLNRDFKVSDYSKVWVSDITYLQTQKGFLYLTIIMDLYDRKIIGWSLGSRLSTIRTTLPAWEMAITNRTVSNGLIFHSDRGVQYANRAFRNKLDSYKCIRSMSRKGDHLDNAVSESFFSSLKRELLDQGSNLLTRKQMKAEIFEFIENWYNKKRIHSTLNNKTIEQFNTINNLKQLD
- a CDS encoding IS3 family transposase, with protein sequence MKHSIKKALQEQKINKLEQKIKKSDLKFEILRNAGKHLYEGKSKVFDFILSNEKIYSIRLMSESLGIDRREYHRWKKQPLNETQKRKILIQKEITSLFFAFKMRYGSERIAVELQKTGYQLSSRTVRKYMSELGLSGIVKKN